A portion of the Leifsonia sp. EB41 genome contains these proteins:
- a CDS encoding dipeptide ABC transporter ATP-binding protein, translated as MTENTTGKAGVVVGAPVLEVTDLSVDFGVDNVWVPAAKKLNYQIKAGEVLAIVGESGSGKSASSMAILDLLPENARVQGSIKLEGRELTGLTPPQMRRVRGRQVAVIFQEPMTALNPVYTVGSQIIETLRIHFGMSPHEAKERALELLAMVELPDPVKAFNSYPHQLSGGQRQRAMIAQSISCDPKLLIADEPTTALDVTVQAEILELIRSLRDRLDSAILLITHDMGVVADLADNIVVMRKGDIVESGTVKEVFDAPQHPYTIALLEAVPHLGQREDEEIDTTAALAASTENPDAEYAERIRVNERIAAAAAEEAEMDKRKVVVDFQKVAIEYPKHGRVPAFRAATDIDLKIHEGEVVGLVGESGSGKTTLGRAAIGLLPIHSGKLVVADQDISNAGRDEIRKLHRNVGIVFQDPSSSLNPRLQIADSIGEPLRLAKGLKGAGLAKEVDRLLDSVELPRAYRSRFPHELSGGQKQRVGIARALSLKPTVLIADEPTSALDVSVQARVLELMQQLQREMNFACLFITHDLAVIDVLADRIAVMHHGALVEVGTRDEILRYPKEAYTQRLLAAVPLPDPEQQRARRALRLELLAAGSDEVVPVNEGLPQQPEPPVAQGL; from the coding sequence AAAGCCGGGGTCGTCGTCGGCGCCCCCGTGCTCGAGGTCACCGACCTGTCCGTCGACTTCGGCGTCGACAACGTCTGGGTGCCCGCGGCCAAGAAGCTGAACTACCAGATCAAGGCGGGCGAGGTGCTCGCCATCGTCGGCGAGTCCGGCTCCGGCAAGAGTGCGAGCTCGATGGCGATCCTCGACCTCCTGCCGGAGAACGCCCGCGTCCAGGGCTCGATCAAGCTGGAGGGGCGCGAGCTCACCGGCCTGACCCCGCCGCAGATGCGCCGCGTGCGCGGACGTCAGGTCGCGGTGATCTTCCAGGAGCCGATGACGGCGCTGAACCCGGTCTACACGGTCGGCTCCCAGATCATCGAGACGCTGCGCATCCACTTCGGGATGTCGCCGCACGAGGCCAAGGAGCGCGCCCTGGAGCTGCTCGCCATGGTCGAGCTGCCCGACCCCGTGAAGGCGTTCAACTCCTACCCGCACCAGCTCTCGGGCGGCCAGCGCCAGCGCGCCATGATCGCCCAGTCGATCTCGTGCGACCCGAAGCTCCTCATCGCCGACGAGCCGACCACCGCGCTCGACGTGACCGTGCAGGCCGAGATCCTGGAGCTGATCCGCAGCCTCCGCGACCGCCTGGACAGCGCGATCCTGCTGATCACGCACGACATGGGCGTCGTCGCCGACCTGGCCGACAACATCGTCGTGATGCGCAAGGGCGACATCGTCGAGTCCGGCACGGTCAAGGAGGTCTTCGACGCGCCGCAGCACCCGTACACGATCGCCCTGCTCGAGGCCGTGCCGCACCTCGGCCAGCGCGAGGACGAGGAGATCGACACGACCGCCGCCCTCGCCGCCAGCACGGAGAACCCCGACGCGGAGTACGCCGAGCGCATCCGCGTGAACGAGCGCATCGCCGCAGCCGCCGCCGAAGAGGCGGAGATGGACAAGCGGAAGGTCGTCGTCGACTTCCAGAAGGTCGCGATCGAGTACCCGAAGCACGGCCGCGTCCCCGCGTTCCGCGCGGCGACCGACATCGACCTCAAGATCCACGAGGGCGAGGTCGTCGGCCTGGTGGGCGAGTCGGGCTCCGGCAAGACCACGCTCGGCCGCGCCGCGATCGGCCTGCTGCCGATCCACTCCGGCAAGCTCGTGGTGGCGGACCAGGACATCAGCAACGCGGGCCGCGACGAGATCCGCAAGCTGCACCGCAACGTCGGCATCGTGTTCCAGGACCCGTCGTCGTCGCTGAACCCGCGCCTCCAGATCGCCGACTCGATCGGTGAGCCGCTGCGCCTGGCGAAGGGCCTGAAGGGCGCCGGCCTGGCGAAGGAGGTCGACCGCCTCCTCGACAGCGTCGAACTGCCGCGCGCCTACCGCAGCCGCTTCCCGCACGAGCTCTCGGGCGGCCAGAAGCAGCGTGTCGGCATCGCCCGCGCGCTATCGCTGAAGCCGACGGTCCTGATCGCCGACGAGCCGACCTCCGCACTCGACGTGTCGGTGCAGGCCCGCGTGCTCGAGCTGATGCAGCAGCTCCAGCGCGAGATGAACTTCGCGTGCCTGTTCATCACCCACGACCTGGCCGTCATCGACGTCCTGGCCGACCGCATCGCGGTGATGCACCACGGCGCCCTGGTCGAGGTCGGAACGCGCGACGAGATCCTCCGCTACCCGAAGGAGGCCTACACGCAGCGCCTCCTCGCCGCGGTCCCGCTGCCCGACCCGGAGCAGCAGCGCGCCCGCCGCGCCCTGCGCCTGGAACTGCTGGCCGCGGGCTCGGACGAGGTCGTGCCGGTCAACGAGGGTCTGCCGCAGCAGCCGGAGCCGCCGGTGGCGCAGGGGCTGTAA